In Amaranthus tricolor cultivar Red isolate AtriRed21 chromosome 5, ASM2621246v1, whole genome shotgun sequence, a genomic segment contains:
- the LOC130813522 gene encoding GDSL esterase/lipase At5g45670-like: MRGTFTLTIVVLFLVRSTGNCRSETLVPCYFIFGDSLYDVGNNNNLNTKAKANYLPYGIDFPGGKPIGRFSNGRNFVDKISELLGFENYIPPYSTAEGEEILKGVNYASGSAGILKDTGTLLGENICMDKQIENHKNTIAKIGKLGQVSANHSLEKCLYSINIGSNDFINYFKPDDYNWSSIYNPDQFADALILQYTQQIKALYELGARRLALSGLGRIGCIPAELELYNATECVPKINEAVDHFNAKLTSLIDSFNTTLPLAKFTLINLFSMQGMADFTGLITDKACCKLRSDYQCEIESEPCELRNEYVFLDGYHTTQAINDLSATMAFTLPVSLVVHPMSISQLITD, translated from the exons atgagaGGAACATTTACATTAACAATAGTAGTATTGTTTTTGGTACGCAGCACAGGTAATTGTAGGTCAGAAACATTAGTACCATGCTACTTCATTTTTGGAGATTCTTTGTATGATGTTGGTAATAATAACAACCTTAACACTAAGGCCAAAGCTAATTATCTACCCTATGGCATTGATTTTCCCGGAGGGAAACCCATCGGAAGATTCTCGAATGGTCGCAATTTTGTCGATAAAATTT CTGAACTTTTGGGATTCGAAAATTACATTCCGCCATACAGCACAGCCGAGGGTGAAGAAATACTAAAAGGAGTGAATTATGCGTCAGGGTCTGCTGGAATTCTGAAAGACACTGGAACATTATTG GGGGAAAATATATGCATGGATAAACAGATAGAAAATCACAAAAATACAATTGCAAAAATTGGCAAGTTAGGTCAAGTTTCAGCAAACCATAGTCTAGAAAAGTGCTTATATAGTATCAATATTGGAAGCAATGATTTCATCAACTACTTTAAGCCAGATGACTACAATTGGAGCTCAATCTACAACCCTGATCAATTTGCCGATGCACTCATCCTTCAATACACTCAACAAATCAAG GCTTTATATGAGTTAGGAGCAAGGAGGTTAGCACTGTCTGGATTGGGTCGAATAGGATGCATTCCAGCAGAACTAGAATTGTATAATGCAACTGAATGTGTACCAAAAATCAATGAGGCAGTGGATCATTTCAATGCTAAACTTACGTCTCTCATCGACTCTTTCAATACAACACTTCCTCTCGCCAAATTTACGCTCATTAATCTCTTCTCCATGCAAGGCATGGCTGATTTCACAG gTTTAATTACAGATAAAGCATGTTGCAAATTAAGAAGTGATTACCAATGTGAAATAGAGAGTGAACCGTGTGAATTAAGGAACGAATATGTATTTTTAGATGGATATCATACTACTCAAGCTATTAATGACCTATCTGCAACAATGGCATTCACCCTTCCTGTTTCCTTGGTTGTTCATCCTATGTCCATTAGCCAATTGATTACTGATTAA